In the Epinephelus lanceolatus isolate andai-2023 chromosome 6, ASM4190304v1, whole genome shotgun sequence genome, one interval contains:
- the LOC117253827 gene encoding potassium voltage-gated channel subfamily V member 2-like, producing MYSKNATLQRCLQNRRSTINCLPKTVDDNKTFPFSQEKTVKAWTSLEDLDSPGIEAEERPKEQQSISVNVGGKLFLIPRECAVKYPQTRIGSLALCKDRVKLLTLCDDYCVRKDEFFFDRDPAFFHHICHFYTSGVLWVIREMCPINFEEEIAYWGLSLNDTQRCCWMMFEEKVDEVKETLKVEKELMAEIEVKYDNECFKDMAFGSVRKTLWNLVENPYSSPQAKAFTVISNLLVLFSIVAMSLNTVEELKIYQINGKTHMEWVEIITIVFFTFEYLTRLVTTPNIRLFMKSGLNFVDMVAVMPYFFQIIFETFSDSENLSAQEDLKAMARVSKLSHVLKVIKLLRIFRILKLARHSTGMRAFGFTLRQCYQQASCIFLFIAMGIFTFSALLHSAERETEGSPISSIPYAWWWAAVSISTVGYGDVVPVTIVGRFVAFGCISFGIILNGMPISFLFNKFSDYYAKLKAEEYSTKIVQHRLHLKKRLRRKIDMCLHHSEEDNSTDDHCEFPTLIET from the exons ATGTATTCAAAGAATGCTACACTGCAGAGATGTTTGCAGAATCGCCGCTCGACTATCAACTGTCTGCCAAAGACTGTAGATGACAACAAAACATTCCCATTTTCCCAAGAGAAAACAGTCAAAGCATGGACATCTTTGGAGGATCTGGACAGTCCTGGCATCGAAGCAGAGGAGAGACCAAAAGAACAACAGAGCATTAGTGTTAATGTTGGAGGGAAATTGTTTCTTATCCCCCGAGAGTGTGCCGTTAAATACCCTCAAACCCGTATAGGCTCATTGGCTCTCTGCAAGGACCGAGTGAAACTCCTCACGCTGTGCGACGACTATTGCGTGCGCAAGGATGAGTTCTTCTTTGACCGTGACCCTGCCTTCTTCCACCACATCTGCCATTTCTACACAAGTGGAGTGCTGTGGGTCATACGGGAAATGTGCCCCATTAATTTTGAGGAGGAGATCGCATACTGGGGCCTAAGCCTGAACGACACCCAGCGCTGCTGCTGGATGATGTTCGAAGAGAAGGTGGATGAGGTGAAGGAGACCCTGAAGGTGGAGAAGGAGCTGATGGCTGAGATCGAGGTGAAGTACGACAATGAGTGTTTCAAGGACATGGCCTTTGGGAGTGTGAGGAAGACTTTATGGAACCTTGTGGAGAATCCGTACTCTTCGCCTCAGGCGAAGGCTTTCACTGTGATCTCCAACCTTTTAGTGCTCTTCTCCATCGTTGCAATGAGTCTCAACACTGTTGAGGAACTTAAAATTTATCAAATCAATGGCAAAACACACATGGAATGGGTGGAGATCATCACTATTGTGTTCTTCACCTTTGAATATTTAACTCGCCTTGTCACCACTCCTAATATCAGACTATTTATGAAGAGTGGACTCAACTTCGTGGACATGGTGGCGGTCATGCCTTATTTCTTCCAGATCATCTTTGAAACTTTTTCTGATTCTGAGAATTTGAGTGCACAGGAAGACCTCAAGGCCATGGCCAGGGTCAGCAAGCTTAGCCATGTCCTCAAGGTCATCAAGCTGCTGCGAATCTTTCGGATTTTGAAACTGGCTCGACACTCCACCGGTATGAGAGCATTTGGGTTCACCCTGCGGCAGTGTTACCAGCAGGCCTCTTGCATTTTCCTCTTCATTGCCATGGGAATCTTCACTTTCTCTGCTCTCCTTCATTCAGCTGAGAGGGAAACTGAGGGATCTCCTATCAGCAGTATCCCATATGCCTGGTGGTGGGCTGCG GTCAGCATCTCCACTGTGGGCTACGGGGATGTGGTTCCTGTAACTATCGTGGGCCGCTTTGTGGCTTTTGGCTGCATCTCATTTGGTATCATCCTCAACGGCATGCCAATCTCTTTCCTCTTTAACAAATTCTCAGATTactatgctaagctaaaagcaGAGGAGTACAGCACTAAGATAGTGCAGCACCGCTTACATCTTAAAAAGCGCCTCCGACGCAAAATAGACATGTGTTTGCATCActcagaggaagacaacagtaCAGACGACCATTGCGAGTTCCCAACACTGATTGAAACATAA